A window of Deltaproteobacteria bacterium contains these coding sequences:
- a CDS encoding heavy-metal-associated domain-containing protein, translating to MTTIKIKGMSCQHCVMAATKALKEIEGLEDVRVDLDKGEATFNETKPVDKDLIKEKIKKAGYEVVA from the coding sequence ATGACCACCATAAAAATCAAAGGCATGTCCTGCCAGCATTGCGTTATGGCAGCAACCAAGGCCTTAAAAGAAATCGAAGGCCTGGAGGATGTAAGGGTCGATCTCGACAAGGGCGAAGCTACCTTTAATGAAACCAAACCGGTGGATAAGGATCTGATTAAAGAAAAGATCAAAAAGGCCGGCTATGAGGTGGTAGCTTAA
- a CDS encoding cysteine desulfurase, which translates to MKLINLDYLSANPVLPEVQEAMIEAIRTNYGNPSSPHQLGDQAAEALAKARESVAGLINSPSTQEIVFTSGGTESINLAIKGVALANAKKGNHIVTSNIEHNAVLRTLRRLRMMDYKVASVAVDENGRIDPAEVARAITDQTILVTIMHSNNEIGTIQPIEEIARITREKKIPFHCDAVTSVGVVPMDVQKLGVDLLSFSANQFYGPSGVGGLYIRSGTGLWPLLDGGVQENNKRAGTENLIGIIGMGKAAELAGRDLESRINHCLGLKKKLILGLQENIEDIFLNGHPEFSLPNLVSVSIQYIEGEGIVLMLDEEKILVSTRSACAAGALQASHVLLAIGRDFADAQGTLVITFGKETAEADIERFLGVLKTVVQTLRDMSPLYKKKV; encoded by the coding sequence ATGAAACTGATTAATCTTGATTATCTCTCAGCCAATCCTGTTTTGCCGGAAGTCCAGGAAGCCATGATTGAAGCCATTCGGACCAATTACGGAAATCCTTCCAGCCCGCACCAGTTGGGGGACCAGGCCGCCGAGGCCCTGGCCAAGGCCCGGGAGTCCGTGGCCGGCTTGATCAACAGCCCATCCACTCAGGAGATCGTCTTTACCTCGGGGGGAACCGAGTCCATCAATCTGGCCATCAAAGGGGTGGCTTTGGCCAACGCTAAAAAAGGGAATCACATTGTTACCTCCAACATCGAACACAATGCCGTTCTCAGGACCCTCCGACGGCTCCGGATGATGGATTACAAGGTCGCTTCGGTGGCCGTAGATGAAAACGGCCGGATCGATCCCGCGGAGGTGGCCCGGGCCATAACCGATCAAACCATCCTGGTCACTATCATGCACAGCAATAATGAAATAGGCACTATTCAGCCTATCGAAGAAATTGCCCGGATCACCAGAGAAAAGAAAATCCCTTTTCATTGTGACGCCGTTACATCAGTCGGCGTGGTGCCGATGGATGTTCAAAAATTAGGCGTGGATTTGCTGAGTTTTTCAGCCAATCAATTTTATGGTCCATCCGGTGTGGGTGGCTTGTATATCCGCTCCGGAACGGGCCTCTGGCCGCTGCTGGACGGAGGGGTTCAGGAAAACAACAAACGGGCCGGTACAGAGAATCTTATCGGAATCATCGGCATGGGAAAAGCGGCCGAGTTGGCCGGTCGTGACCTGGAATCCCGCATCAATCATTGCCTCGGTCTTAAAAAGAAATTGATCCTGGGTCTCCAGGAAAATATTGAAGACATTTTTCTTAACGGCCATCCTGAGTTCTCCCTGCCTAACCTGGTTTCCGTATCCATACAATATATCGAAGGTGAGGGAATTGTCCTCATGCTGGATGAAGAAAAGATCCTGGTCTCCACCCGGTCCGCCTGTGCGGCCGGAGCACTTCAGGCCTCCCATGTCCTTTTGGCCATAGGCAGGGACTTCGCTGATGCCCAGGGGACCCTGGTCATTACCTTTGGAAAGGAAACTGCTGAGGCCGATATAGAGCGGTTCCTGGGGGTTTTAAAAACCGTAGTTCAAACCTTAAGGGATATGTCCCCCTTATATAAAAAGAAGGTTTAA
- a CDS encoding flavodoxin domain-containing protein, producing MTPIEVIKGIYWVGVVDWNLRDFHGYATPEGSTYNAYLILDEKITLIDTVKKEFADQLLTNISQIMDPKKIDYVISNHTEMDHSGGLPRVMHKIGEDKPLYCSKVGLKNLSRHFQEKWNYQPVENGGELRLGRRTLTFLETRMVHWPDSMFTYLKEDQLLFSSDAFGQHYAGVERFDDQMGEAIMPHALKYFANILLLYAPLILQLLEKVTQMNLSMKTICPDHGIIWRKDPGKIIKAYMEWARQKPKKKAIVVYDTMWESTRKMAEAIVDGLGQEGIEAKSMHLRANHRSDVMTEILDAGAVLVGSPTLNNGLFPTVSDFLCYMKGLRPNPKIAAAFGSYGWSGEAVKLINNELEEMKFDLIDPGLKVQFVPDASGITAAFQLGRKIGQALQNL from the coding sequence ATGACACCAATAGAAGTGATCAAAGGAATTTACTGGGTGGGGGTAGTTGACTGGAACCTGAGAGATTTCCATGGCTACGCCACCCCTGAGGGTTCGACCTATAATGCCTACCTGATCCTGGATGAAAAAATAACCTTGATTGATACGGTCAAAAAAGAATTCGCCGATCAACTGCTGACCAATATCTCCCAAATCATGGACCCCAAAAAGATTGATTACGTGATCAGCAATCATACTGAAATGGACCATTCCGGGGGCCTGCCCCGGGTCATGCACAAAATCGGAGAAGACAAACCCCTCTACTGCTCGAAGGTGGGACTTAAAAATCTCTCCCGCCATTTTCAGGAAAAATGGAACTACCAACCGGTGGAAAACGGTGGGGAACTCCGGTTAGGCCGAAGGACCTTGACCTTTTTGGAGACCCGTATGGTTCATTGGCCTGACAGCATGTTCACCTACCTGAAGGAGGACCAACTCCTTTTTTCAAGCGACGCCTTCGGTCAACATTACGCCGGAGTAGAGCGATTTGATGACCAGATGGGTGAGGCCATCATGCCTCATGCCCTCAAATACTTTGCCAACATCCTTCTGCTCTATGCCCCTTTAATCCTCCAGTTGCTCGAAAAGGTCACCCAGATGAATTTGTCTATGAAGACCATCTGTCCGGATCACGGAATCATCTGGCGCAAGGATCCGGGAAAAATTATCAAGGCCTACATGGAATGGGCCCGGCAAAAGCCCAAAAAAAAGGCCATCGTCGTCTATGATACCATGTGGGAAAGCACCCGGAAAATGGCCGAAGCCATTGTAGATGGTTTGGGACAGGAAGGGATTGAGGCCAAATCCATGCATCTTCGAGCCAATCACCGCAGCGATGTGATGACCGAAATCCTGGATGCCGGGGCCGTCCTGGTCGGTTCTCCGACCCTGAACAATGGGCTGTTTCCAACCGTCAGTGATTTTCTGTGCTATATGAAAGGACTGAGACCCAACCCAAAAATTGCCGCTGCCTTCGGGTCCTACGGCTGGAGCGGCGAGGCGGTTAAATTGATCAACAATGAATTAGAAGAAATGAAATTCGACCTGATCGATCCGGGGTTGAAGGTCCAGTTTGTACCGGACGCTTCCGGGATCACGGCTGCCTTTCAATTGGGACGGAAAATCGGACAGGCATTACAGAACCTTTAA
- a CDS encoding rubredoxin yields MNRYVCSICGYVYDPANGDPDNGVKPGTRFEDLPEDWTCPVCGATKDKFEQE; encoded by the coding sequence ATGAATCGATATGTCTGCTCGATTTGCGGTTATGTTTACGATCCGGCCAATGGCGACCCCGACAATGGGGTTAAACCAGGAACCCGATTTGAGGACCTGCCCGAGGATTGGACCTGTCCGGTTTGCGGGGCCACCAAAGATAAGTTTGAACAGGAATAA
- a CDS encoding PAS domain S-box protein produces MKNSVRPSGTEREWTILKEAIENTNEGFVTIDEHHQVIIINKAAEKIFGYSREEILGKDLAVILGPTCTRGHKEAVARFLKTRESKLLGHQTEFLAYRKDGQPFPLSISFSLSEIEGKLFFTGIIRDLTETKILEEQVSKSERLAALGQLVAEITHEIKNPLIMIGGFARQLLRSIGDEKNQTKLKVIADEVQRLEKLVMELREIYRPKNLILEPININTLLEEIYSLSKEDCKSADISLRLKTAADPLMVEGDPGKLKQVFLNLVRNAMEALENGGTLAIHSKGIDNQVEVTISDNGPGIPQKDREQLFTPFFTTKHRGTGLGLSVSKKIIEDHPGGALDLESEEGKGTVVRITLPLLNPHDPLGHHEA; encoded by the coding sequence ATGAAAAATTCGGTCAGACCTTCCGGTACCGAACGGGAATGGACCATCCTTAAAGAGGCCATTGAGAATACCAATGAGGGTTTTGTTACCATTGATGAACATCACCAGGTCATCATCATTAACAAGGCCGCTGAAAAAATATTCGGCTATTCACGGGAGGAAATTTTAGGGAAGGACCTGGCGGTAATCCTCGGACCTACCTGTACCAGGGGCCACAAAGAGGCTGTTGCCCGGTTTCTAAAAACCCGGGAATCCAAACTGCTCGGCCACCAGACCGAATTTTTGGCCTATCGAAAAGACGGACAGCCCTTCCCCCTGTCCATATCTTTTTCCTTATCGGAAATCGAGGGCAAACTTTTTTTTACAGGGATCATCCGGGATCTGACCGAAACCAAAATCCTTGAGGAACAGGTCTCCAAATCCGAACGCCTGGCCGCCCTGGGCCAATTAGTGGCGGAAATCACCCACGAGATCAAAAACCCTTTGATCATGATCGGCGGCTTTGCCCGGCAACTCCTTCGAAGCATCGGGGATGAAAAAAATCAGACCAAATTAAAGGTCATTGCCGATGAAGTGCAAAGATTGGAGAAGCTGGTCATGGAACTCAGGGAGATCTATCGGCCAAAAAATCTGATCCTTGAACCAATCAATATCAATACCCTTTTGGAAGAAATCTATTCTCTTTCCAAGGAGGATTGCAAAAGTGCGGATATCTCCCTCCGGTTAAAGACGGCTGCTGATCCTCTAATGGTTGAAGGGGACCCGGGAAAATTAAAGCAAGTCTTCCTCAATCTGGTCAGAAATGCCATGGAGGCCCTGGAAAATGGGGGTACCCTGGCCATCCATTCGAAAGGGATCGACAATCAGGTGGAAGTCACCATTTCCGATAACGGCCCCGGTATTCCCCAAAAAGATCGGGAGCAGTTGTTTACCCCGTTTTTTACCACAAAACACCGGGGCACCGGCCTTGGCCTGAGTGTTTCAAAAAAAATTATCGAAGACCATCCGGGTGGCGCCCTGGACCTGGAAAGTGAAGAGGGGAAGGGAACGGTGGTCAGAATAACCCTGCCCTTATTAAACCCTCACGACCCATTGGGTCACCACGAAGCATGA